From the genome of Planctomycetaceae bacterium:
TTGGTATATAGTATTTTCATATACTAAATACTATATACAATATACTGATAACTATCAACTAACAACCAATATGGAAATTTTTATAAATTCGTTCAGTTCGACGTTCCAGGCCGTGCTTCAAATACTGCTCATCGCCCTGGCCGCCGGCGTGCTTATGCGCAAAAATATCCTCACACAGGAGCAGCTTAAGGCAATTTCCGCACTGTGTGTTCGCGTACTGCTGCCCTGCCTGACATTCTCGAATATCGTTATCAATTTCCACCCTGATAAACTCAAAATCTGGCCGCTGATTCCGATATCCGCTGTGATAATGGTCGGCTTTGGCCTTTTGTTTGCAACGGTTTTATTTTGGCCGAACATAAACGACAAAAAGCATCTCTTCGCACCCGCCTCGCTGCAAAACGCAGGTTATTTAATTTTGCCGCTCGGCAAATTTTTGTATCCCGACCGGTTCGACGAATTCGCGATGTATTGTTTTCTCTACATCCTCGGCATAAGTCCGCTGCTGTGGTCGATGGGCAAATATCTCGTCAGTTCGCTGCCAGACGAAAAGCCAACACTCGCCGGCCTGTTCACGCCCCCATTCATTGCGAACATCGCGGCCGTACTGATTGTGCTTTTGAAACTTCAATGGCTCATTCCGAATGTAGTATTGAATTCCACAGATTTGCTTGGTTCGGCGGCCGTGCCTGTGGCGACATTTGTCCTGGGCGCAGTTTTGGGCAGTATAGTTTTCAGTATTAAATCTTATGTCGCCGATGCCATAAAAGTTTTAATTGTCAGACTCGTCCTCGTAC
Proteins encoded in this window:
- a CDS encoding AEC family transporter, with the translated sequence MEIFINSFSSTFQAVLQILLIALAAGVLMRKNILTQEQLKAISALCVRVLLPCLTFSNIVINFHPDKLKIWPLIPISAVIMVGFGLLFATVLFWPNINDKKHLFAPASLQNAGYLILPLGKFLYPDRFDEFAMYCFLYILGISPLLWSMGKYLVSSLPDEKPTLAGLFTPPFIANIAAVLIVLLKLQWLIPNVVLNSTDLLGSAAVPVATFVLGAVLGSIVFSIKSYVADAIKVLIVRLVLVPIITIGILLLIGLNKNYPLLCDLLVLQSSSSPATAIILQIKHYGGKEQQLGSILLLSYIACIITIPFWLAVWKMIIA